The following are encoded in a window of Poecile atricapillus isolate bPoeAtr1 chromosome 3, bPoeAtr1.hap1, whole genome shotgun sequence genomic DNA:
- the LOC131577658 gene encoding collagen alpha-1(I) chain-like, with protein MPELEEGWESEGSGSGEGTREAPLPFPGESPWRRRPLGGARAPRAAPAPLPAPSRPQSRPQSRPNPGPSPGPIPAPVPAQSRPQSRPNPDPSPGPIPAPLPAQSRPNPGPAPCPIPAQSRPHSRPSPGSSPGSSPGPSPDPIPGPIPAQLPATILALIPATILALIPAPIPAQSGPAPGPIPVQIPAPIPVQIPAQSRPQSRSQSRPNPGPNPSPAPGPNPGPSPGPIPAPIPALLRAPIPVQIPAQSRSQSWANPGPNPGSAPGPGPWLLPRSGALPALSPALGAGRDAALREAAVGPPPSNTVQSPALPVPRQPRPCGKGGPQPQQRPSRVSEAVGSRLAPLYILRDFSSHRQLAKAQGGAERHSSAWPGGTCKTTGRAAAGLELEPSAGTARTAPALPQKRWGSPGGPHALYPHSRREAGLLLRAGSGSAPAGARTGPGRHGPKQPPPWGEGVPAPPPQPPGPRPGSSARRSSRKRRHGFGRSAAAVLASSLSLFAHRREGRIRPLRPAGMLGSGGAGTGALRCGVAGEGAPRRHRWPSRPRGPCVKSRHTRATWPSFGGIYREFAGRAREAAQAASLSKSTINRFLPQEQGRRERHDSQDRPQRPDSALEAAEGRRCPIHRQKAAGSFLLSSPPLPAPRDDAYARHPPPAVASLPRPGHPSSIPLTDGTATKSHQTSNNAARDNPEAWGRSAGRGRQPGQRAFPHRINRRAGSGPRLGQVRGRGQKAGKAQAAGTVPPYPRGPATGRSALGSRGTGEGGTGGTPDCRRQSPTEKDTAGRSRGQLRPLPPPGLSQAAQPEKGRRSWAAAGAAPVGQHRLLPLAPAGLETLGVTIRTDRLKDIQYPLVFQFRPPPERERTEETGLLLLTSDLRQGVPAGNESEGARRAAAHSNIHLQKEHPIAAPFPPLPSLKREIEGDKKNDPRTGWPPHNRSGRTSEAAPVRSGSRWAKSPGGAAPGPRPGTARPRTAAGRASPPPAEPAIPAEPGLPRRARLRPSESPPAHPTPERSPTAGPCR; from the exons ATGCCTGAGCTGGAAGAGGGATG GGAGAGCGAGGGCTCTGGGAGCGGGGAGGGGACGCGGGAAGCGCCCCTGCCCTTCCCGGGGGAGTCCCCGTGGCGCCGCCGGCCGCTGGGGGGCGCCCGCGCTCCAcgcgcggccccggccccgctcccggccccaTCCCGGCCCCAATCCCGGCCCCAATCCCGGCCCAATCCCGGCCCCAGTCCCGGCCCAATCCCGGCCCCAGTCCCGGCCCAATCCCGGCCCCAGTCCCGGCCCAATCCCGACCCCAGTCCCGGCCCaatcccggccccgctccctgCCCAGTCCCGGCCCaatcccggccccgctccctgCCCAATCCCGGCCCAGTCCCGGCCCCACTCCCGGCCCAGTCCCGGCTCCAGTCCCGGCTCCAGTCCCGGCCCCAGTCCCGACCCAATCCCGGGCCCAATCCCGGCCCAGCTCCCGGCCACAATCCTGGCCCTAATCCCAGCCACAATCCTGGCCCTaatcccagccccaatcccTGCCCAATCCGGCCCAGCTCCCGGCCCAATCCCGGTCCAAATCCCGGCCCCAATCCCAGTCCAAATCCCTGCCCAATCCCGGCCCCAATCCCGGTCCCAGTCCCGGCCCAATCCCggccccaatcccagccctgctcccggCCCCAATCCCGGTCCCAGTCCCGGCCCAATCCCggccccaatcccagccctgctccggGCCCCAATCCCGGTCCAAATCCCTGCCCAATCCCGGTCCCAGTCCTGGGCCAATCCCGGTCCCAATCCCGgctccgctcccggccccggcccgtGGCTCCTTCCCCGGAGCGGGGCGCTGCCGGCGCTGAGCCCGGCCCTCGGAGCGGGACGAGACGCTGCTCTGCGGGAAGCAGCAGTAGGACCCCCGCCTTCAAACACCGTCCAAAGCCCAGCGCTGCCTGTCCCCCGACAGCCTCGACCCTGCGGGAAAGGCGGTCCGCAGCCGCAGCAGCGGCCGAGCCGTGTATCAGAGGCAGTGGGAAGCCGTCTCGCCCCTTTGTACATCTTGCGGGATTTCTCCTCGCACAGGCAATTGGCAAAG GCCCAGGGAGGCGCGGAGcggcacagctcagcctggccgGGCGGGACGTGCAAGACGACCGGCAGAGCTGCAgccgggctggagctggagcccaGCGCTGGGACGGCCCGCACCGCCCCGGCCCTGCCGCAGAAGCGATGGGGTTCCCCGGGAGGCCCCCACGCCCTGTATCCCCACTCGCGGAGGGAGGCAGGGCTCCTGCTCCGGGCCGGCAGCGGCTCTGCCCCGGCAGGGGCACGGACGGGGCCAGGCAGACACGGGCCCAAGCAGCCGCCTCCCTGGGGCGAAGGGGTCCCggcgccccctccccagccccccggGCCCCGGCCGGGGAGCAGCGCCCGCCGCTCCTCCCGCAAACGCCGGCACGGTTTCGGCCGCTCTGCTGCCGCTGTCCTTGCCTCATCCCTCTCTCTTTTTGCCCACCGACGGGAGGGCAGGATCAGACCCCTGCGTCCCGCGGGGATGCTCGGGTCTGGCGGCGCTGGCACCGGGGCGCTGCGGTGCGGGGTTGCGGGGGAAGGGGCTCCGCGCCGGCACCGGTGGCCTTCCCGGCCCCGGGGGCCCTGCGTGAAATCCCGGCATACTCGGGCCACTTGGCCGAGTTTCGGAGGTATTTACAGGGAGTTTGCAGGGAGAG CCAGAGAGGCAGCCCAGGCCGCGTCCCTTTCGAAAAGCACAATAAACAGATTCCTCCCGCAGGAGCAGGGGAGGCGGGAGCGCCACGATTCCCAAGACAGACCCCAACGCCCAGACTCCGCTCTGGAGGCAGCAGAAGGCCGCCGCTGCCCCATCCACCGCCAAAAAGCCGCGGGcagtttccttctttcctcACCCCCACTCCCTGCTCCTCGAGACGATGCCTACGCCCGCCACCCTCCCCCA GCCGTCGCCTCCCTTCCCCGGCCGGGTCACCCGTCCTCTATCCCCCTCACCGACGGCACAGCAACAAAGAGCCACCAAACCTCCAACAACGCGGCTCGGGACAACCCCGAGGCCTGGGGCCGCTCGGCAGGCAGGGGCAGGCAGCCGGGGCAGAGAGCTTTTCCCCATCGGATCAACCGGAGGGCGGGGAgcggccccaggctgggccaggtcCGAGGCCGCGGGCAGAAGGCCGGGAAGGCGCAGGCAGCGGGGACCGTCCCGCCCTACCCCCGCGGCCCGGCGACGGGCAGGAGCGCGCTCGGGAGCCGGGGCACTGGAGAAGGGGGCACGGGGGGAACCCCGGACTGCCGCCGACAAAGCCCGACGGAGAAAGACACGGCGGGGCGGAGCCGGGGCCAACTGCGGCCACTGCCCCCGCCGGGGCTCTCACAAGCTGCCCAGCCCGAGA AGGGACGGCGCAGCTGGGCGGCGGCGGGAGCTGCCCCGGTCGGGCAGCACCGACTACTGCCTCTCGCCCCGGCGGGGCTGGAGACACTGGGGGTGACAATCAGGACTGACAGACTTAAGGATATACAGTATCCTCTCGTCTTCCAGTTTCGGCCTCCACCAGAAAGAGAGCGAACCGAGGAAACAGGGCTTTTGTTGTTGACATCTGACCTACGACAGGGTGTCCCTGCTGGAAATGAGAGCGAGGGAGCCCGAAGAGCTGCCGCGCACTCTAACATCCACCTGCAGAAGGAGCATCCTATAGCTGCTCcatttccccctctcccttcccttaAGAGAGAGATCGAAGGAGACAAAAAGAATGACCCCCGAACCGGCTGGCCTCCCCACAACAGGTCCGGAAGGACGAGCGAAGCCGCCCCCGTAAGGTCAGGCTCTCGCTGGGCAAAGAGCCCCGGAGGAGCAGCCCCGGGACCTCGGCCGGGGACGGCCCGGCCCCGAACAGCGGCCGGCCGCGCCAGCCCGCCCCCGGCTGAGCCGGCCATCCCCGCGGAGCCGGGCCTGCCCCGCCGAGCGAGGCTCCGTCCATCCGAGTCACCTCCTGCCCACCCGACACCGGAGCGCTCCCCGACAGCGGGGCCCTGTCGCTAA
- the POU3F2 gene encoding POU domain, class 3, transcription factor 2, giving the protein MATAASNHYSLLASGSPMVHAEPPGGMQPGGGYRDAGALVQADYALQSNGHPLSHAHQWIAALSHGGPGGGGGGGGGGGGGGGGGGEAPWSAGALGQPDIKPAVVQAGGRGDELPPPPQHPPPGRAPHLVHHGGGGGGHHAAAAAAAAAAAWRAGGAAHLPPGMAAANGAQAGLLYSQPPGFTVNGMLGAGQPGLHHHGLRDAHEEPPPGPPHHGPEHPPPPHGPHPGAAGPAPSAAAAAPPGPPPHHDPHSDEDTPTSDDLEQFAKQFKQRRIKLGFTQADVGLALGTLYGNVFSQTTICRFEALQLSFKNMCKLKPLLNKWLEEADSSSGSPTSIDKIAAQGRKRKKRTSIEVSVKGALESHFLKCPKPSAQEITSLADSLQLEKEVVRVWFCNRRQKEKRMTPPGGTLPGAEDVYGASRDTPPHHGVQTPVQ; this is encoded by the coding sequence ATGGCGACCGCAGCCTCCAACCACTACAGCCTGCTCGCCTCCGGCTCCCCCATGGTGCACGCCGAGCCGCCCGGCGGCATGCAGCCCGGCGGCGGCTACCGCGACGCCGGCGCCCTGGTGCAGGCGGACTACGCGCTGCAGAGCAACGGGCACCCGCTGAGCCACGCTCACCAGTGGATCGCGGCGCTGTCCCACGGCGGCcccggcggtggcggcggcggcggcggcggcgggggcggcggcggcggcggcggcggcgaggcGCCCTGGTCGGCGGGCGCGCTGGGCCAGCCCGACATCAAGCCGGCGGTGGTGCAGGCGGGCGGGCGCGGCGACgagctgccgccgccgccgcagcaCCCGCCGCCGGGGCGGGCGCCGCACCTGGTGCAccacggcggcggcggcggagggcaccacgcggcggcggcggcggcggcggcggcagcggcgtggcgggcgggcggcgcggcgcaCCTGCCGCCCGGCATGGCCGCGGCCAACGGCGCGCAGGCGGGGCTGCTCTACTCGCAGCCGCCCGGCTTCACCGTCAACGGGATGCTGGGCGCCGGGCAGCCGGGGCTGCACCACCACGGCCTGCGCGACGCCCACGAGGAACcgccgccggggccgccgcaCCACGGCCCCGAGCACCCGCCGCCGCCCCACGGCCCCCACCccggggcggccgggccggcaccgtccgccgccgccgccgcgccccccGGGCCGCCGCCGCACCACGACCCGCACTCGGACGAGGACACGCCGACCTCGGACGACCTGGAGCAGTTCGCCAAGCAGTTCAAGCAGCGGCGCATCAAACTGGGATTTACCCAAGCGGACGTGGGGCttgctctgggcaccctctACGGCAACGTCTTCTCGCAGACCACCATCTGCCGCTTCGAGGCCCTGCAGCTCAGCTTCAAGAACATGTGCAAGCTGAAGCCTTTGTTGAACAAGTGGTTGGAGGAGGCGGACTCCTCCTCGGGCAGCCCCACCAGCATAGACAAGATCGCGGCGCAGGGCCGCAAGCGGAAAAAGCGCACCTCCATCGAGGTGAGCGTCAAGGGCGCGCTGGAGAGCCACTTCCTCAAGTGCCCCAAGCCCTCCGCCCAGGAGATCACCTCGCTCGCGGACAGCCTACAGCTGGAGAAGGAGGTGGTGAGAGTGTGGTTTTGTAACAGGAGACAGAAAGAGAAGCGCATGACTCCCCCGGGAGGGACGCTGCCGGGCGCCGAGGACGTGTACGGGGCCAGCAGGGACACGCCGCCGCACCACGGGGTGCAGACCCCCGTGCAGTGA